The nucleotide sequence GGTTACTGGCCCCGTTTCACTCATTGTGTTCTTTTTTCTTGGATTCTTGGAACATTTAGCACTGTTGGAGTGAATTATGGTTATTTAGTGATCGTGTTATTGTTTGTTGTAgatctatttttatttaatgatTATGTTATTGTTTGTTGTAGATCTATCTTATGATGCATAGTGAACTGGTTATCATTTTATTTGGTTATCATATTAAAACTTAAGGAACTGAGTTTTATCATCTATACTCCTGTCATGATTCATAGTAGAAGCTTTGATCCAACTTAAACAACTCATATTGATATGTGCCTTAGCTAGGTGGCTTTAAAAAGTAGATTCAAATACAAGCATCACTTATTTTGTATGCTGATTGCCAAGTCCATGCTACGGTCAGTTTGATACGTATTAGtttaaatttacatcaaaaatagACTGTCAGCTAACTTGCTTCTTGACTGATGAAGGACCAATTAATGTTGTACGTTAGGTGCTAGATGTATAATCTAAAGGGATGGGTTGTAGGATTGTGTATCTTTATGACATTATAAAACAGTAATTTTAAGTTGTGGGATTATGTTTCTTCCTGGGATTATTATAtggtaaatttaattttttttgtctaCTTTTATTTTATCTACTTTGATTTGGAAACTGAATTTCTTTTAGCAACTGATAAAGGATGTGGATCACAAATTCATTGTAAGGTTTTATTGatatttaaaaaattgataatatGCAGTTAATGGTCCTTTAAATAGATGATAATGTGTAAATGATATCCTCTGTTTGTAAATTTGTTGCATGTTCTCGTTGCTGTGAATCATGATGTATTATATAGTAATGTCCAGTTTTGCTGAATTTCTTGTTCAACTTTGTCTTGAATATGTGAAGTTCTGAAATTCTTATGcatctattttttttcatatcttttcgGCTTCAGGTTTCACTTACGCAGGCAAGAATTGATATGAGTGAGCTTGATGAGGATTCAGATGGTTTTCTTCAACCTCATGTATGAATAAATTCGCTTTTGAGTGTTGGAAATCTGCAACAGATCTATTTTTTGTTTTCCATCCCAAATGTAAGAGTCTAATCACTGACTACAGGAAATGGAGGCATATATAAGAGGTCTTATTCCTAATTTGGCACAACTCCGTGACATGCCTGGAGCCTTTATTCAGATGTATTGTCGAATTGCTGCACGCAAGTTCTTCTTCTTTTGTGACCCTCATAGACGAGGTTTTCTTCTTGAACTTTTGTAGTACTTGGAAATATGTTCCTGGAGGATTTGCTGTGTTTCTTCTATAGTAAATTGGCAAGATTTAGATAATTCTAATGTGGATTCAGTCCAATAATCATAGGAAAATCATGCATAAAGAAGGTGCTGCTGAGCAACTGTCTCCAAGAGCTCATGGAACTTCATCAGGTACTTTTCTGCTGTTGAGTGCTGCCACTTTCCTCCTTTTTTCTTATTTTAAGAACTTCACTGAAACTAATCCATCATTCTTTCTCATTTGCTGTCAATTAAAATTTCTCTCCATCTTTACCTGGGCTACATCTTATTAGGTGATTTTATGAGACTGGTTCTTTTTATTTGATCGACATATTACAACTTGGACATTGATCAATATTATGCTCTAACTTGAGGGAGATTGCGAGAGTATTTAGTTTAGTCACACATTGTTAATTCTCTATCAGTTGTCATAATGTTATGGTATATTGGTGTTCTTATTTCTCTCTCAGTTGTCATAACTTTATGGTATATCACTGTTCTCTTTTCTTATTGAATAACAGGATTCTGTTATCCTTAGCTGTCAAAACTGCAATACATTTTCTTTTGTTAAATGTTTGTGTCAGGTTAAAGTCCCAGTTTTAGTTGAATTCTGGCATTAGTTAATCACAGAATTGATGCTCGAATGATTTGTTTGCCATGGCCATATGTTTGGTTTGCAAGGATTCTTTTGCCTTATGCACTAAGATCTGGCAATCCTTCATTTGTGAGTTGGGGAAGTCTGTATTGGACCAACCCTACTTCTAGTTCTCTGTATGGTTTATTACTTCACTTTGTTCTTGTTGTAGGAAAGCGAAGAAGAAGTTCCTGACACAGAGCAGGCAGAGAACTGGTTTTCATTGACTTCTGCACAGAGGATATGTGGTATGTTTCACAATCCTGATTCTTGTCTTCCTGTAATGTAGCAAAGGATATGTGGTATGTCACATAACCCTGATTCTTTTCTTCCTATAATTTAGCAAATCCTTGTAGTTCTTAGATTTTATGTCTTGCTGATTGGAGAAAGCAAATCAATTTTGGTCATGGATTCATATACTTTTAAGTTTCAGATGTTTTCCATGTGTTTggcatctactcacaaaacttgCTCAATCATTTCATGAGGACTTTAATCCTCTCACCTATGGGCATGTCATGCTTAATTTTGCCCCTCAGGCATAGCCGAGCTGGTCATTACGTGGTAGATTTGTATAAATGGCAAGGGTCAATTTCTGGCGAAGCCAGCGGAAGAATACCCTCCCATGTAGTGGCCTGCTCAGTTTCTTGATTTATCTCTCTACATATGGTTGTGGGGCGTGTGGGGGTGTTCGAGGTCAGCGTATGACCGTTTACATTTTATAAATTAAGCACACAACTTTGACAAGTTTATGAGTACTAGTGCCTGTGGCTCATCATATGCTCAAAGTTATTGTGTCTAGAAAGTTCTGTTCTTAAGTAAAGATTTACTTTGCCATTCAATACACCTTTTCAATTCTTTCAGACCTTCACGTATAGTTTTACTATTCCACAGATATGTTTCTTGCTTTAGATAAAGACAAGAATGGAACATTAAGTAAGCAAGAGCTCAAAGAATATGCCGAAGGGACACTAACTGAAATCTTTATTGAGAGAGGTAAGGATCTAACCTGAGTGGTAATAGGTTGTTCTTTTTTAGTCTTTATATTGTAATCAACACTCTTTTATGAGTTTGTGCTTCATTTATTGGCTTTTATACTAGTATAAATCCATGTGTATGTGAATGAAAAGAGTTATACAATAGTTTTGGGGAAATTTATGCAAAAATTATATAATGATTGAAAGTATAATGGAAATGGTCTTTAGTATTTATACCTATAGTTCATTTCATCAAAATACCTTTAGGATAATGACATCATTACTGAGTGCCGCCCACATTTGTCAACATATTTCATCTCTAGATATTCTTATAGTTGAAAGGAAAAAAATGTTATTTGCAATTTGTTCTTGCATATTGACTTTGATCAGGAAATGCTGATAGGAAAAGATTATGAGCTGAAAAATGTCTTCAAGAATTgtaacatgatttaatttttcATCAGGCTGTTCAATGCAATAGACATTGACAGATCAATGGTagaagttcaatatatgcacaagCACGTCATGAACAATGGTTCTTTGAGAAAAACATAGCAATAAATTCATGCCATCTATAAAAATATACACTGATTGCTTTTAGGTGCGTCTTATAGTCCCAATTTTTATGTGGACTTCATGACACCTAATGCTACcactattttttatgttttaaaaacaCACTCGCTGCTTTTAAGAACCTAGAATgccatgataaaaaaaattctattcaaTAGGAAATGTATCATAACATCATGCACAACCTGATGTCTCTTCTTTGTTTGCTTATGTGCAAAGTCTTTGATGAGCATGTACGCCGAAGTAAAGCTGGAGGGGGTAATACTCGTGAGATGGACTTCGAAAGCTTTCTAGATTTTGTTTTGGGCCTTGAAAATAAAGACACACCTGAAGGATTAACATACTTATTCAAATGCCTTGATCTTCAAGGACGGGGCTATCTTTCAACTGCGGATATGCATACCTTGTTCAGGTGTGCTTTTACCTATATCACTAGAGTACTGAAGTAGCTGAAGTTTTCTTTTGCACTTCTATAGTCGCTCTTGGCATATAAAATTGAGTGGGTTGATGAGTTCCAAACAAATTGTTATTGTTTTGTGGGCGATCTAGGTTCCTTCCAGTTTGACTGTATGAATGACATGACTCATAATATTCTGGATTAGATTGTTTGCAGAAACATAGTGGTGATTCACCTTATAATGATAACTTGACATCTGGGCTTGTGCTTcagtgtttattttttttttgttttgtttttagctACTAAGGCCAATATGTCTGATATTGAACTGTTCCCAAAACTATATTTGTCATTACCAAAATTCACGTCCATGCAAAGATTGCAATGTCCCTGTTATAGAATGTACGCCATTTGCTAAAGTTGAACAATTGGTTTTGTGGATGACCGACAACTGACATCGTCCATTGAGTTCTTCCTTTTAAAAGCCTTGAGTTATTGTAGCATTTCCATATCTATTCCCTCTTGTTGTTTTGCTTTGCTGATCTTGAAACTCACTTGCCAAGTTGCCATGTATCCTTGCCAGAGATGTTCACCAAAAGTGGATCGATGGTGGAAACTACGAGCTATGCATTGAAGACGTGAGAGACGAAATCTGGGACATGGTCAAACCAGTAGACCCTCTTAGGATCACACTTGCCGATCTTCTTGCCTGCAAGCAAGGCGGTACAGTCGCCAGCATGCTAGTGGATGTACGTGGTTTTTGGGCCCATGACAACAGGGAAAACCTACTGCAGGAAGAAGAACCTGAGGAAGAATGATTTTTTCCCAACGGGACTAACTCAGTTTATCTGGTGAAATGGTAACTGTACTATTAAGATTAAATGAACTGCTTGTCTCTGTGTCATTGTGGTCGGAAAGTGAATCAAAATGACTCTAGTCCATTTCAGACTTGTATACTTGGGGAGACAAAACAAATGCTAGGCACCCTGTTGTTTCTCCAGCGTTTTGGTATTATGTTGTTACCATGCCATGAAGTGTCACGCCAACGTATGGTTGCACTTGATGATCTTGTCATGACGTTAATGGCTGCAACTTGTAAGTCAGGAGAATCCTTTGCACACCCAAATCCAACTGATTAGATTCatgatatacatatatatacatgttTGGCCTCCACTGAATTCTCGTACATACGCAAGACCGTTACGTTCCAAATATCCATCCATTTTTCGTGCATCGATCTCAGCTCCTAACAATTCAATTAACCGGCGGTATATAAATTTGAGaggatccatcgatcgatcgataTCGATGGGTAGGTGTTCGATCATATATTGTGTAATTAATTAGAGAGAGGAAGACATGGAGAAGGCGTTGTCGAGCGCGTCGAACCTGGTGAAGCTGCTGCCGAGCGGCACGGTGCTGGCGTTCCAGGCGCTGACGCCCACCTTCTCCAACCGCGGCGAGTGCCACACCCCCAACAGGTACCTCACCGCCGCGCTCATCCACGTCTGCGCCCTCACCTGCGCATTCCTCTCCTTCACCGACACCCTCCGCGGCCGCGACGGCAAGCTCTACTACGGCGTCGCCACCCTGAGCGGCTTCCGCCTCTTCAActacgacgacgacgacgacgccgCCGCAGCCGCAGTTGTGAGTGGCGGGGATATTCATGGGGCCGGGCAGACGACTCTGGTGGCGGAGGAGGAGCTGCGGCGGCACCGGGTGCGGCCGCTGGACTGCGTCCACGCGGTGTTCTCGGTGGTGATGTTCCTGACGGTGGCGTTCAGCGACTCGGACGTGGTGAATTGCTTCTTCCCGGAGGCGGGGGAGAACGCGAGGCAGTTGCTCATAAACTTGCCGCTGGGAGCGGGATTCATGTCCggcgtcgtcttcatcgtcttcCCCACCACCAGAAAGGGGATTGGCCACCACCCCGATCActgatataaattaattattttaattgtaaAATCATGCGATTGAAATTAAAGCTtctactatttatttatttatgaacaAATAATAATGGATTTGGATTGCTGATTATTTTTAACGTAcggttagtttttattttttattttaacaagAAGTCGCCATTATATAAGAAAAATCAAATTACGTTTCACATACATTTGCAAGGAAGAGGGAATAAATAATTCTTATATTATAATATCCACCATCTGATAATAAAATATGGGATCTATATATCATATCCATATTATATTAACACTTTGATTctcttatatttattttaaaattaaaaattattattatgggTACACATACCACATACatattatattaatatattaattatctCATATTAATTATaacattaatatttattatttgttAGTCTCATTATCTACtcattcatctttattttttatattaaataaatataattttaattttatttacataatttaaattattattatttaaaataaataatatttatatttttaaatatatttgttacgtaatttttttatttaatgagtgttatttatttaaaattaaaatactatTATAAATTTGAAATGGAAGAGCACAACATATAAACAAAATCATACTagtataaaattaaaaaacaacGTATAAATGCAACGTAAAGAGAAActacaaaatattaattcaagGTTTGTCATTATATTGTGACTAAATATATTCAACTAAATTGGCATGAAGTTGATGATGCACATGACTATCACTTAGTTTGAAATTTGTCCAGAGATAATCATGAAATCCTCAGTTTGAACCTTGGACGAGTTGTGTGGGTTTGTTACCTTCATCATTGTACCAATTTGTCACGTGACCTCTCTCATCTTCAACAATCATATTATGCAAAATAATGCATGCTAACAGAATATGTTTTAACTTTTTCTGTACCAATAATGAACAAGACCTCTGACAATTACTCATCGACCTTAGAGCACCCTAAATGCTCGTTCaacatttctttttcttgtagtctcttatctttccttaaacatcttcttagacaactaattaaaaaatatcgggagcaaaaataaaATTACACATGGTATTAattaacttagaaaaagcttatgatgaAGTTCTAATTGAAATTATATAAAGACTACTAAACAAAGAGAAGTATTACATaatatatattgaattaattaaggatatgtatgagaatgTAACAACCAAAGTAAAGACTTTAGGCAGAGTAACTGAAATATTTCCAAtcaagatagggttacatcaaggatcagttcTAAGTTCATAtccttttacactaattatggacgaattcactgtgcacattcaagacacagtaccataATGCATATtctttgcagatgatattatttggtAGATGGGGTACGTGaagaagtaaatgctaaactagaatcttggcgagaaatactagaagggaaaagttttagacttagtagaataaagacggaatatatgaaatttaagtttcataatattagacgtaatgagacaattgttaagatagaagatgacgAGTTGCCTGACAccaagagctttaaatatttaggatcatttttacaaaacaatggagggattgagagagatgtcttatataaaATACAATCGAGATAGTTGAAATGGAAGAGAgcatcgagtgttttatgtgaccataaagtatctctaaaactaaaaaaaagttctacaaaatcgtagttagacctgctatgttatatgatgtTAAATGTTGAGCTATAACTCGAGTACATGAACAGAAGATGACGACCTGATGTTAAATGCTAAATTAGAGAGGAAGTCGGTGGGTGCATAGTATCTCTGGCATAATGgctaggggtcgattctcaggaactgacaacCTGGGGTTTACCTTGTCATgcgcctatgacctgtgtacctgcatgaacctccctccatattcgtagggccgacactagggggccgctaaggtagcggatctacctttttttttattaagagaaaaatatgagagacacgtttaaaatggtatggacatgtacttaAGTGattaataaatgctccagttaggtgatATAAAAatatgacaaacacgcatatcaaacgagaatgagtaagactaaaaaagacttggttagcaacaataaaacaggataaaatttattttagataatgatatagtaggagataaaaCCTAATGGCGTAaaagatccatatagccgaccccacctagtgggataagacttggttgttattgttgtgtTATTTTTCATATGCAAGCCACAATATATCCTCATCACTATGGCTGCTACGATATACACTATAAACACTATTGTAATTTGTGTTGAAACAATATACCTTTTTTTGAATGGTATTGTGCCAGTGTGATCGTATGGCACTTGTAATTCTACTGGTTGTACCTGGAGGACGATTCTCATTGTAGTAGCTTCCAACACGTCACCAGAAAGTATCCACCTTTTGATCATTGCCGATGATTGGATCATCACTGATAGTGACAAACGATCTCACTAAAACCTTGTTTTCAACATTACTCCATATTGATCGCTTTCTTCTATCCGCAATGTCAGAATTTGCTTTTTTCAAATTTATGAGTTCAATTGGAGATTTATGGTCAGATAGTTGAGTCTCCGGAACAAAATTAAGAGTAAATGATTCATTTTTCGTCGGAGATGTAAAATGCATACTAGTTGCATGTGGATTAGATGAATAATTTTGTAGATATGAATTATAAAGATAATTTAGTGGACATGAACTATATGAATTATTTGGTGGGAATTATATGGATAATTTAGTGGATATAAAAAATATGGATAATTTGGTGGAATTTGTGAACTTTGGgaataaatattttctaaaaaaaatctcgGTTATTTTCATCCTTTCGGAGGAAAATAGTAAATGAtcttgtccgagcgctgagtcgacggacgctggggatgtggcacgcTTCGCTGTCTCCGGCTGGTGGTGGAGATCTTCGGCGAACCTgtaaagaagccgagccgagagggtttcccgacgacggccctccgacgctcaagtcaggcaacgagaaatgagagagacagcgtaactgtggctacagtgagaattccgcataccttcgtcgaggtctgggggtccttatataggaccccggggaggtgcgagcacgcttctctatgcgtgcacgcttccccaaaaataccttaacgagcccttgtcagaaaagtacctctggcgtcattccgcaatcgtccgagcatatcccggatatgacggtggaagcttccaccgtatgatcctgtgtacggctcggccgccaactctgctgcctgtcggcggcagacgtctggaggatgatgttatcccctgtcctcttgcgcttcctgtctgttccagggccgagcggttcggcTGCTCGGCGGACATATCACTTCTgcctcggtcgtatgctcggatgagattgctcatGCATGTCTTCGTTGCCTTGTGCCCCGGTCGAACGGATAGTCGCTCAgccctgaaacctttttaccttaagccttggaaacccgacccctagtcgggttgtcttttattcggctcgggggattcccAACCGGTCGGCTATCTCATTCCGGTCGGTCGGGTGACCGGTCGACCCTCTCaatccggtcggtcgggtctcagggttgaatctcttgacctctgacctccacgtgtcgttgatcttccgccaacgagggtcccccgtccttatcaccggatcagtaAAGATAAGATTTTTAGAGGAATTTAGGTGTTTGTATGATTGAAATAAGTTGGGTAAAATGATgagtatttataaataaaaaattgtttttttatattaaaataatcgtTAATTAGCTGTTGTGTGAATTTACTATATTAAAGAAATGATTCTAATTGATTGacgaaattaatttaattaaatgtggTTTCCTAAATATATTCTATGTAATTAATTCATATTAAATTAGGTCTTAGTTTCCTTATTTTATGTATTGAGAAATTTGTATATATTCTTGTATTCGACTGTTGAAATATACAAAATTAACATAGCTTTCCTCCCTACATACTTTCATATTTTCCATGGTATCATAGCAAGATTCTGAAAACAACACACTTCCGCTACAATAATGGGAGAAAACTCGATGGAGAAGGGAGACAACCAATCGGATCCTCACTCTTTGCTTCATTCCGACCACCTCGGTCTAATTCTCATCTCCAAACCACTCGAAGGAAATAATTATGGGCAATAGAGCCGCGTGATGTGCATTGCTTTAAGTGCAAAGAACAAATTTGATTTCATCAACGGAACAATCAAGAGGCCGGAAGAAAATCATGATATATTTCAAACATGAGAGCGTTGTAATCACATGGTACTTTCATGGATTCTTAACTCTATTGATTCTAACATTGCAAATAGTATTATCTATATAGAATCCGCAACCAATGTATGAAATGATTTATAAGATAAATTCTCGCAAGGGAACGACACTCGGATTTTTGAAATTCATCAAGAAATTGCGGAACTTCGACAAGGACACCAATCTGTGTCAATCTATTACACCAAGATGAAAGCTCTTTGGGATTAACTATCTTCATGCCACGACCCAATCACTTGCACTTGTAGTGGTCTCAAGGGCTTCgctgaaagagaagaaaaagaacgagtcaTGTAATTCCTTATGGGTTTGAATGATTCTTTTTCCATTAATCGAGGATCCATACTTTTAATAAATCCTCTTCCCGACATCCGGAAGGTCCATGCACTTATTTTACAATATGAGAGACAAAGTGACGTGGCGGCCAACAAAAATAATTCTGGACATATTGTGAATTTTGCACAACCCAAAACACAAAATCAGATTGGTTCTCAACGGGTCACCGAGGCAGAATCTCACCGCTCGACGGGCAGCAAAAGGCTCTACTGTACCAACTATGAAATGGACGGGCATACCATCGATCGTTGCTTCTATATTCATGGTTTTTCTCCGGGGCATAGATATCATGGCAAAGACATTAAACCGAAAGGTACAAAATCTATAAATTCCTCTACTGTTCCCAATATGGAGAGAAGTGAAACCAAGCAGTTGACAACAAAAGAATATGATTAGATTATGACCCTCCTTCGCAAACACATCGGTAACACTGAACCTCTTATCAATACCTCAGGTATCGATTCTATTTATACAAGTAGTACATGGATTTTGGACAGTTGTGCTACTAATCACGTATGTAATACTCCACGTACTGCAATTAAATTTTTCTCTAAACATGTTGTTGTGCAACTACCAAATGGAGGACATGTAGAGATAAAATTTATTGGATCTAAGAAATTAAGCAACAATATGACTGTTGAGAATGTACTCTATGTTCCaaagttcaagttaaacttgcttTCGATTAGCAAACTTACACAGGTTTTAGGTTATAAAGTGATATTTTACCCTGATTCTTGTGTAATGCAGGATTTAACTACGAAGAAGACGATTGGGTTGGGCAAACAGAGTAATGGCTCGTATTACCTTATAGTGAAGTCGATCCCTCACCTTTGCAGCACCATCAACCATACATCCAACCTCTAGCATAAACTTCTTGGGCATCCCTCCGTTCATCCACTCTGGTCATTATCTAAAACTATTCCAGATATTTCTTTAGAATCAAGCAATGTTTGTGATATTTGTCATTTAGCAAAACAATCTCGTTTACCTTTTTCCATTAGTAATATTTCCAGTCATGAACCTTTTGATCTAATACATTGTGATATTTGGGGACCCTAGAGAATCCACTCATATTATG is from Zingiber officinale cultivar Zhangliang chromosome 7B, Zo_v1.1, whole genome shotgun sequence and encodes:
- the LOC122004909 gene encoding probable serine/threonine-protein phosphatase 2A regulatory subunit B'' subunit TON2 isoform X1; the encoded protein is MYSGPSGEGGGGHEAAAPKKIPSASSMPWVRNLRRYVGSGAGLGSEALMELETKRILLEIFKERQQKNAKAGKIPSFYKKKPEEGSISHRVQGLAKYRFLKKQSEILLNADDLDAMWACLRENCVIDDATGAEKMNYEDFCHIASLCTEQIGPKCRKFFSPSNFMKFEKDESGRIAILPFYLYVMRTVSLTQARIDMSELDEDSDGFLQPHEMEAYIRGLIPNLAQLRDMPGAFIQMYCRIAARKFFFFCDPHRRGKSCIKKVLLSNCLQELMELHQESEEEVPDTEQAENWFSLTSAQRICDMFLALDKDKNGTLSKQELKEYAEGTLTEIFIERVFDEHVRRSKAGGGNTREMDFESFLDFVLGLENKDTPEGLTYLFKCLDLQGRGYLSTADMHTLFRDVHQKWIDGGNYELCIEDVRDEIWDMVKPVDPLRITLADLLACKQGGTVASMLVDVRGFWAHDNRENLLQEEEPEEE
- the LOC122007385 gene encoding protein DMP3-like, producing MEKALSSASNLVKLLPSGTVLAFQALTPTFSNRGECHTPNRYLTAALIHVCALTCAFLSFTDTLRGRDGKLYYGVATLSGFRLFNYDDDDDAAAAAVVSGGDIHGAGQTTLVAEEELRRHRVRPLDCVHAVFSVVMFLTVAFSDSDVVNCFFPEAGENARQLLINLPLGAGFMSGVVFIVFPTTRKGIGHHPDH